In the Salvia miltiorrhiza cultivar Shanhuang (shh) chromosome 8, IMPLAD_Smil_shh, whole genome shotgun sequence genome, GGTTGGTTCGCGATGAAGCAACTCAAGACAAGATCATGGTTGAGTTAGATGCCTACAAAAATGCAACGGGTCTATTTGGCAATGCAATGACGATTAGACATAGAAAGATGAAATCACCGGGTAATATTTCATATTTGAAATTTctaattgatttaaaattaatttatatccCATATTCTAAcaacaatttatttttaaaatgtcTATAGCGGATTGGTGGTCTTGTTATGGATCTTCAAGTCCCAACCTCAAATCTTTTGCGATAAAAGTTCTTAGCCTCACTTGTAGTGCTACTGGATGTGAGAGAAATTGGAGTGTCTTTCAACATGTaagttattattatattttacttttgctagaatacataaattataattttaatctattatttttaatatttttatagctTCATACCAAGAAGAGAAACCGATTGGCATAAGACCGGCTCAATCACTTGGTTTATGTGAACTATAATCGCACTTTGGAAAGGCGATACAAGAGGAAAGACACAATCGATCCTATTTTATTAGAAGAGATTGATGATAGCAATGAATGGTTGCTTGGACATATGGATGAGGACTCTTCTAATGAAGATAATGATCTTGTGTTTGGAGATGATAATTTGACATGGAGTGCCGTTAGCAAGGCTTCGGGAGCTAATGATCCTATTTATAGCACTAGACATGCATCTAGAGTTGATAAAGGAAAGGGTGTAGTTGCTTCGGGTTCGAGAAGACTCttagatgaggatgaggatgaggttGGGGAGGAGATGGAAGAGGACATTGGTGAAGACAAAGATGATGAAGGAGATGGGGATGATGCACTTAATGATGAtgatttttgattagttgctTGAGATTTGATTGAACTTTTAGACTTGCGTACTTTAAACTTAAGTATTTgtgtgttttaatttttaaattaagtaTTTGTGTGTTTAAGTATTTGTGGTTTTAAGTATTTGTGTTTTTTGCTATAA is a window encoding:
- the LOC130996958 gene encoding uncharacterized protein LOC130996958 isoform X2; this translates as MTSNSSQVASSTDGDDPAKRYGTPNPLNKSNWTCNFCSKSTNGGAYRMKQHLVGDDNLTWSAVSKASGANDPIYSTRHASRVDKGKGVVASGSRRLLDEDEDEVGEEMEEDIGEDKDDEGDGDDALNDDDF